A genomic region of Bernardetia sp. ABR2-2B contains the following coding sequences:
- a CDS encoding choice-of-anchor D domain-containing protein translates to MKKFDTQKKTYYKILLLGIFLSCLSITSIFAQAPTGNRGVYFDDNAQITSALPTTNTDDITVSFWIKKQANQVGTVIYNGTQGTNGYGVNLDATGRVIVELGGVILLVSDITLITNEWTYISVIRNSSTWSIYKNAIIASFTSGVVTSSPQTPTNNFQFGKTAITSSFIGQLDEVKIFNSVRSAANLTTDMSSTTLDGAVAFWRFEEANGTTVNDVSTNFNGTFATAPNTPLRALRVKNTNDSGTESLREVIATAETDADKNYIDFSIPNAPPHTINLASNIPNITTSLLIDGSSQEGFAVYSSTGMINVRGTTGVDWGFRFFGGTNTDSEVYGLWITNFDGYGIFQSNATNIKIGAENKGNVIGNISGRGIYILGGNSIIVQGNRIGTNPEGTAIAANSDWGIDVQTNPVSVLIGGQRGTTIGNQGEGNLISGNTAGGIILNGNGHNVQGNLIGTNISQDAAIPNGSTGITVQCTSCTAAAPINQIGGSISDRRGNIIGYNEIGIRVGGPNVRVEGNLIGINQNDVTIPNTDEGIAIDNYFSTVVPANIVIGNTSPDLRNVISGNSFGINISAAEGTQVIGNYIGTTSTGMAAHPNGKGISMQRANNTIGGATAAHGNLISGNTQIGIELFSNATGITVQNNRIGVKSDGTALGNGSEGISCSSGSNSIISNTIAYNANIGVQIFTSTSILVSENEIYCNGNTAITLGGGGNTEKQAPIITGVTTSAISGTCATCADGEVIEVFTDNTACTNTGGRNYLGNTTVTGNNWSFAGTFSTASTFSATATDAANNTSPFGFFQSPEIDIQGNGNSITDGSTGVSTTDDTDFGDVTTNKTVTYTIRNIGIEPLTVSTIGITGANAGNFAVSNIALPATVPANGNITFDVTFTLSLGVNNAIVTVNSNDDDEAAYNFAIRATGVIPPNFFVKTTGNDTNTGADFANAFATLEKALSVALAGSKIYVATGTYKPTQEFDFDASGGTNPREVTFQIPDNVEVYGGFTGNETGAITQAVLDARNFTTNETTLSGDIDNNDAFSGTFPSFTYGNYAGNSYHVVYTKNVSSATKLDGFTIKAGNADAPTTSDNNATGAGWFNDGRGTGNSSNPTITNCSFLQNTAREVGGAIYNFASPLGNASPNITNCSFSQNSAGAAGAAMYNGGNEGTSSPSIVNCIFFQNRSDIHGGAIFNDGNAGGTSSPSIINCSFSQNRAIIGIGGAIYNFGTAGTSSPSIINCSFSLNIAGNLGGAMYNKADNGGTSNTVIRNSIFWENSDNNGISSWFNESALPNVDYSLIEEAESNLSAGTVSGINNVFTQNPLFVNTATGDLSLQANSLAANTGDNTAINATGITVDVAGNPRIFNTNVDKGAYELQSASSAPPEINVRGGASLISILDGDTTPNTADDTDFGTVGSTKTVTYTIQNQGGSDLTISSINITGTDATQFGVSSFTNGTIIPINGNTTFDVTYTPNSPALQTATIIVNSDDPNEAAYDFAVSGTSGLVAFPYVESFTTGTIPSKWSDVAVAGNDFWRFSGNADYAAELIGDHTVGGGTNYAWVDGSTPNGAGFVNTLYTPFVDISGATDPEISFWIYSHSTDPITDYNTILVEFYDGAAWNTVLNNRGSLGDMWNRIEVNLASYTITGSVQLRFTLTQNGNQAFYNDILIDDVAFAEKVIEIDVVGNNTSISDGSTTPSVTNDTDFGNVPNGSKTVTYTIQSIGSKDLSISSINITGTNATDFVVNNFTPPTVINPSNSATFDVTFTPSSEGTKTATITINNDDTDESAYDFAITGEKDCNGTNTISSQAGTETLTSDASQTTPFYTFYEDSRKQFLIRASELTSIAGSYSLTRLAFDVSNAQSQTMNNFNVKIKTTTANEFTSATFDGGFTTVYSGTHVATNGLNWFNFITPFAWNGTDNLIVEVCFDNTSFTSSSEVRYSTTPFTSVVYDYDDGATGCNLTNTNVGSGSNRPNIVFELEAPLPEIDLLGNATSITDGDTTPNVTDNTDFGSVATSRTINYTIQNTAASSILTIADISVSGTNSGDFVVSNFTNNTTVLGSNNTTFDITFTPSGTGTRTATITVNNDDCDEAAYDFVVQGTSSTTPLTITATTTSINCVGTNGAIDVTITGGTPPYNFSWSNGETTEDISASEVGEYTVNVTDGTTTTYTRTFLIGNIVDWENMSNISITGNVVTKDNTIGWTSGANSASTQRIARNNDGWISNTITATTSFYMVGLAKPNAITSYTSIDYAWYFVGNGRAIPSYNKQRGTVVEYQIGDIFTVAREGNQIKFYKNGVVTHQYTINSNEVLIADVAIYSGSTGELQTSFCGANGGTQIYTAATTGIECNNDGTTGSIDIEATGATYLWSTGATSQDISGLDAGTYQLELTKDGILYTSSYLIGAPLMWTNLTNLALNGDGQLDHTSSTGWNTNANSTQKVRGDGGIVFKVDNTTTASMIGLSKTEEGAGFMSIDYAIYTAANGKLYVFENGANRGDFGTYQIGDGFKIERVGTQIYYSKNGTIFYTSTSTAPTDDLEVDVSLSTANATLPEVLFINCAVNLAISAPLLNCGVSTGSATATLTGGTFTTSYVWKNGAGTTVSTTNTLSNQPIGYYTVTASGAFGSFTKSVLLSYPIDFVVEANTIISGTTVSKSIATSTWDAGVHTTNLLNANQDGFVENTILENTSYMFGLTLQNTNPSFTSIKYRWYVLLNGRAIAGGGVVIDYNEGDKLRVERVGSVVKYFHNKIEISQQSIDPSEELIADVAIYTPNGNAGSYKISFCNSGIIGTPPLNKIQTASSLEVDTFKIYPNPSTGIFKVHFGTSISENIQVTIFDGIGRKVSTHTFEKGKQDFNVNLKNQSKGMYLIHFNQNGATYSKQLILE, encoded by the coding sequence ATGAAGAAATTTGACACTCAAAAAAAAACCTATTACAAGATACTATTGCTTGGTATCTTTCTATCTTGCTTATCCATTACATCAATTTTTGCTCAAGCTCCTACTGGAAATAGAGGAGTTTATTTTGATGATAATGCTCAAATAACAAGTGCTTTACCAACTACCAATACAGATGACATAACTGTTTCTTTTTGGATAAAAAAACAAGCCAATCAAGTAGGAACTGTTATTTATAATGGAACACAAGGCACAAACGGATACGGAGTAAACCTAGATGCAACAGGTAGAGTAATCGTAGAACTAGGAGGAGTTATTTTACTAGTTTCAGATATTACTCTAATAACAAACGAATGGACTTATATTAGTGTCATCCGAAATTCTAGTACATGGTCAATTTATAAAAATGCTATAATAGCAAGTTTTACATCTGGCGTGGTTACCTCTAGTCCTCAAACTCCAACAAATAACTTTCAGTTTGGTAAAACAGCAATTACATCTAGTTTTATTGGTCAATTAGATGAAGTAAAAATATTCAATAGCGTTCGCTCTGCTGCAAATTTAACTACTGATATGAGTTCTACTACTTTAGATGGAGCAGTTGCTTTTTGGCGTTTTGAAGAAGCTAATGGAACGACTGTAAACGATGTGAGTACAAACTTTAACGGAACTTTTGCTACAGCTCCTAATACTCCTCTTCGTGCATTGAGAGTAAAAAATACAAATGATAGTGGAACAGAATCATTAAGAGAAGTGATAGCAACAGCAGAAACAGATGCAGATAAAAATTATATCGATTTTAGTATTCCTAACGCACCTCCTCATACAATAAACTTAGCAAGTAATATTCCTAACATAACTACCTCTCTATTGATTGATGGTAGCTCACAAGAAGGCTTTGCAGTTTATTCTTCTACTGGGATGATAAATGTTAGAGGTACTACTGGCGTAGATTGGGGATTTAGGTTTTTTGGTGGAACAAATACGGATTCAGAAGTATATGGTCTATGGATTACTAATTTCGATGGCTATGGAATATTTCAAAGCAATGCAACAAACATCAAAATAGGTGCAGAAAACAAAGGAAATGTCATAGGAAATATTTCAGGAAGAGGTATATATATTTTAGGTGGAAATTCTATCATTGTTCAAGGTAACAGAATAGGAACAAACCCAGAGGGAACAGCAATAGCAGCAAATTCAGACTGGGGTATAGATGTACAAACCAATCCTGTTAGTGTTTTGATAGGTGGGCAAAGAGGTACTACCATAGGAAACCAAGGAGAAGGAAATCTAATATCTGGAAACACAGCAGGAGGTATAATCTTAAATGGCAATGGGCATAATGTACAAGGGAATTTAATCGGTACAAATATTTCTCAAGATGCAGCCATTCCAAACGGTTCGACAGGTATAACTGTACAATGTACGTCGTGTACAGCAGCTGCTCCAATAAATCAAATCGGTGGTTCTATTTCTGATCGAAGAGGAAATATCATAGGATATAACGAAATAGGAATTAGAGTTGGGGGTCCTAATGTAAGGGTAGAAGGAAATCTAATCGGCATTAATCAGAATGATGTAACAATCCCTAATACTGATGAGGGAATAGCTATAGACAATTATTTTTCTACAGTCGTACCTGCTAATATTGTAATAGGTAATACTTCACCTGACCTCCGTAATGTTATTTCAGGAAATAGCTTCGGTATAAATATTTCTGCTGCTGAAGGTACTCAAGTGATTGGAAATTATATAGGAACTACGAGTACAGGTATGGCAGCTCATCCAAACGGAAAGGGAATATCAATGCAGAGAGCTAATAATACTATTGGAGGAGCGACTGCTGCACATGGAAATCTTATTTCAGGAAATACTCAAATTGGGATAGAGCTATTTAGTAACGCAACAGGAATCACAGTTCAAAACAATAGAATAGGTGTAAAATCAGATGGTACTGCATTAGGAAATGGGTCAGAAGGAATTTCTTGTTCAAGTGGCTCTAACTCAATTATATCTAATACTATAGCTTATAACGCAAATATTGGTGTACAAATATTTACTAGTACATCGATTTTAGTATCTGAAAATGAAATTTATTGTAATGGTAATACTGCTATTACTTTGGGTGGTGGAGGAAATACAGAAAAACAAGCACCTATTATTACAGGTGTTACAACTTCTGCTATTTCAGGAACGTGTGCTACTTGTGCTGATGGGGAAGTGATAGAAGTATTTACAGATAATACAGCTTGTACAAATACTGGAGGAAGAAATTATCTAGGAAATACGACTGTTACAGGAAACAACTGGAGTTTTGCAGGTACTTTTTCTACTGCAAGTACATTTTCTGCTACTGCAACTGATGCTGCTAATAATACTTCTCCTTTTGGTTTTTTTCAAAGTCCAGAAATTGATATACAAGGAAATGGAAATAGTATAACTGATGGCTCTACGGGTGTTTCTACTACTGATGATACAGATTTTGGAGATGTAACTACAAATAAGACAGTTACTTATACCATCCGAAATATAGGGATAGAGCCATTGACAGTTTCTACTATTGGCATAACAGGAGCAAATGCTGGTAACTTTGCGGTAAGTAATATTGCTCTTCCAGCAACGGTTCCAGCTAATGGAAACATTACATTTGATGTTACTTTTACTTTATCATTGGGTGTTAATAATGCTATTGTTACTGTCAATAGTAATGACGATGACGAAGCAGCTTATAATTTTGCAATACGAGCAACAGGAGTTATTCCTCCTAATTTCTTTGTAAAAACAACTGGTAATGATACAAATACAGGTGCAGATTTTGCCAATGCTTTTGCTACTTTAGAGAAAGCTCTTTCTGTAGCTCTTGCAGGGTCTAAAATATATGTAGCCACTGGTACATACAAACCTACACAAGAATTTGATTTTGATGCGAGTGGTGGAACAAATCCTAGAGAAGTTACCTTCCAAATTCCAGATAATGTAGAGGTTTATGGAGGTTTTACAGGAAACGAAACAGGAGCTATTACACAAGCTGTTTTAGATGCTCGTAACTTTACCACCAACGAGACAACGCTTAGTGGAGATATTGATAATAATGATGCTTTTTCAGGAACTTTTCCTTCTTTTACTTATGGAAATTATGCTGGAAATTCCTACCATGTAGTCTATACAAAAAATGTTTCCTCAGCTACAAAATTAGATGGCTTTACTATCAAGGCTGGAAATGCTGATGCACCCACTACTAGTGATAATAACGCAACAGGAGCAGGCTGGTTTAATGACGGACGTGGAACAGGAAATAGCTCTAACCCTACAATTACGAATTGTTCATTCTTACAAAATACGGCTAGAGAAGTAGGAGGAGCAATCTACAATTTTGCAAGTCCACTAGGCAATGCTAGTCCTAATATAACAAACTGTTCATTTTCTCAAAATAGTGCAGGAGCTGCAGGAGCTGCAATGTATAATGGTGGAAATGAAGGAACATCTAGTCCTAGTATAGTAAATTGTATCTTCTTTCAAAATAGGTCTGATATTCATGGAGGAGCAATATTCAATGATGGAAATGCAGGAGGTACTTCTAGCCCTAGTATAATAAATTGTTCATTCTCTCAAAATAGAGCTATTATTGGTATTGGTGGTGCAATCTATAATTTTGGAACTGCTGGTACTTCTAGTCCTAGTATAATAAATTGTTCGTTCTCCTTAAATATAGCTGGTAATCTTGGAGGCGCAATGTATAATAAAGCAGATAATGGAGGAACTTCAAATACTGTCATTCGCAATTCTATTTTTTGGGAAAATTCAGATAATAATGGGATAAGCTCTTGGTTCAATGAGAGTGCTCTACCTAACGTAGATTATTCTTTGATAGAAGAGGCTGAAAGTAACTTATCTGCTGGTACAGTAAGTGGAATAAATAATGTCTTTACTCAAAATCCACTTTTTGTAAATACTGCTACTGGAGATTTGAGCCTTCAAGCAAATTCTTTAGCTGCTAATACAGGAGATAATACAGCTATAAATGCAACAGGTATTACTGTTGATGTAGCAGGAAACCCAAGAATATTTAATACGAATGTTGATAAAGGAGCTTATGAACTTCAATCTGCTTCTTCTGCTCCTCCTGAAATAAATGTAAGAGGAGGTGCATCATTGATTAGTATTTTAGATGGAGATACTACACCTAATACAGCAGATGATACAGATTTTGGTACAGTAGGTAGCACTAAAACAGTTACTTACACGATACAAAACCAAGGTGGTTCTGACCTTACAATTTCTTCTATTAATATAACTGGAACAGATGCTACTCAATTTGGAGTAAGTAGTTTTACAAATGGTACTATAATTCCAATAAATGGAAATACTACATTTGATGTAACTTACACACCAAATTCTCCAGCCCTACAAACAGCTACAATTATTGTAAATAGTGATGATCCAAATGAAGCTGCGTATGACTTTGCAGTTAGTGGAACAAGTGGACTTGTAGCTTTCCCTTATGTAGAATCTTTTACAACAGGGACTATACCTTCAAAATGGTCTGATGTAGCAGTTGCTGGAAATGACTTTTGGAGATTTTCAGGTAATGCTGATTATGCTGCTGAACTTATAGGAGACCATACAGTAGGTGGAGGTACAAACTATGCATGGGTAGATGGTTCTACTCCGAATGGAGCAGGTTTTGTAAATACACTTTATACTCCTTTTGTTGATATTAGTGGAGCAACAGACCCAGAAATTTCATTTTGGATATATTCTCATTCAACAGACCCTATAACAGATTATAATACAATTTTGGTAGAGTTTTATGATGGAGCAGCTTGGAATACTGTACTTAACAACAGAGGAAGTCTAGGAGATATGTGGAATAGAATAGAAGTAAACCTTGCTAGTTATACTATTACAGGTTCTGTACAGCTTCGTTTCACGCTTACTCAAAATGGAAATCAGGCATTTTATAATGATATTTTGATTGATGATGTAGCTTTTGCAGAAAAAGTAATAGAGATAGATGTAGTAGGAAATAATACGAGTATATCAGATGGTTCTACTACTCCTTCAGTTACAAATGATACAGATTTTGGAAATGTCCCTAATGGTTCTAAGACTGTAACTTATACAATTCAGAGTATAGGATCTAAAGACTTGTCTATTTCTTCTATTAATATAACAGGTACAAATGCAACTGATTTTGTAGTCAATAATTTTACACCTCCTACAGTCATTAATCCATCTAACTCTGCTACATTTGATGTTACCTTTACACCCTCTTCAGAAGGCACAAAGACGGCTACAATTACTATCAATAATGATGATACCGATGAAAGCGCATATGATTTTGCTATCACAGGAGAAAAGGATTGTAATGGAACTAATACAATTTCATCACAAGCAGGAACAGAAACACTTACTTCTGATGCAAGCCAAACAACACCTTTCTATACTTTCTATGAAGATAGTCGTAAGCAATTTCTTATAAGAGCAAGTGAGCTGACAAGTATAGCAGGTAGTTATTCATTAACTAGGTTAGCATTTGATGTCAGTAATGCTCAATCTCAAACAATGAATAACTTCAATGTAAAAATAAAAACCACGACAGCAAATGAATTTACATCAGCAACATTTGACGGTGGTTTTACAACAGTATATTCAGGAACTCATGTGGCAACTAATGGACTAAATTGGTTCAATTTTATAACTCCTTTTGCTTGGAATGGTACGGACAATCTGATTGTTGAAGTATGTTTTGATAATACAAGTTTTACGAGTTCAAGTGAAGTGAGATATTCTACAACACCTTTTACAAGTGTAGTATATGATTATGATGATGGAGCAACAGGTTGTAATCTTACAAATACGAATGTTGGTAGTGGAAGTAACAGACCTAATATAGTATTTGAGTTGGAAGCTCCTTTACCAGAGATTGACCTCTTAGGCAATGCTACTTCTATTACAGATGGAGACACAACTCCAAATGTAACAGACAATACAGATTTTGGAAGTGTAGCTACAAGTAGAACTATTAATTATACGATTCAAAATACAGCAGCAAGTTCTATTCTGACTATTGCAGATATTAGCGTAAGTGGAACTAATAGTGGTGATTTTGTAGTAAGTAATTTTACAAATAATACGACAGTCTTAGGAAGTAATAACACTACATTTGATATTACCTTTACACCAAGTGGAACAGGAACAAGAACAGCAACCATCACTGTTAATAACGATGATTGTGATGAAGCTGCCTATGATTTCGTGGTACAAGGAACAAGTAGCACCACACCTCTTACTATTACAGCCACTACAACGTCAATAAACTGTGTGGGTACAAATGGTGCAATCGATGTAACCATAACTGGAGGAACTCCTCCTTATAATTTCTCTTGGTCAAATGGAGAAACGACAGAAGATATTTCTGCATCAGAAGTAGGAGAATATACAGTAAATGTTACGGATGGTACAACAACAACTTATACACGCACTTTTCTTATAGGTAATATAGTAGATTGGGAAAATATGAGCAATATCTCTATTACAGGTAATGTAGTTACGAAAGATAATACTATCGGCTGGACAAGTGGAGCAAACTCTGCCTCTACTCAACGAATAGCTCGTAATAATGATGGCTGGATAAGTAATACCATTACTGCTACTACAAGTTTCTATATGGTAGGTTTAGCCAAACCAAATGCAATTACCTCTTATACCTCTATTGATTATGCATGGTATTTTGTAGGAAATGGTAGGGCAATCCCAAGCTACAACAAACAACGAGGAACAGTAGTAGAATACCAAATAGGAGACATATTTACAGTAGCTAGAGAAGGAAACCAAATAAAATTCTATAAAAATGGAGTAGTTACTCATCAATATACTATTAATTCTAATGAGGTTTTGATCGCTGACGTGGCTATTTATTCAGGAAGTACAGGAGAGTTACAAACTTCATTTTGTGGTGCTAACGGTGGAACTCAAATTTATACAGCAGCTACTACAGGAATTGAATGTAATAATGATGGAACTACTGGAAGTATCGATATTGAAGCTACAGGAGCAACTTATTTATGGTCGACAGGAGCAACATCTCAAGATATTTCTGGGTTAGATGCAGGAACGTATCAACTAGAACTCACTAAAGATGGAATTTTATATACCTCTTCTTATCTAATTGGTGCGCCTCTTATGTGGACAAACTTAACAAACTTAGCTCTAAACGGAGATGGACAATTAGACCATACAAGCTCAACAGGATGGAATACAAATGCAAATTCAACTCAAAAAGTAAGAGGAGATGGAGGAATTGTATTCAAGGTAGATAATACAACTACAGCATCTATGATTGGTCTATCCAAAACAGAAGAAGGAGCAGGATTTATGTCTATTGATTATGCTATCTATACGGCTGCCAATGGCAAATTATATGTGTTTGAAAATGGTGCTAACAGAGGAGATTTTGGAACATATCAAATAGGAGATGGGTTCAAAATAGAACGAGTAGGAACTCAAATATACTATTCTAAAAATGGAACTATTTTCTATACAAGCACGAGTACAGCACCAACAGATGATTTGGAGGTGGACGTTAGTTTATCCACAGCGAATGCAACACTACCAGAAGTTTTGTTTATAAATTGTGCAGTAAATCTAGCTATTTCAGCTCCCCTATTAAATTGTGGTGTTAGCACAGGGTCAGCTACGGCTACATTGACAGGAGGAACATTTACCACTTCTTATGTTTGGAAAAATGGTGCTGGTACAACGGTAAGTACAACCAACACACTTAGCAACCAGCCTATTGGCTATTATACTGTTACGGCAAGTGGTGCTTTTGGAAGCTTTACAAAATCAGTTCTACTTAGCTATCCTATTGATTTTGTAGTAGAAGCAAATACGATAATAAGTGGTACAACAGTAAGCAAAAGTATAGCAACTTCTACTTGGGATGCAGGTGTACATACAACCAATCTGTTGAATGCAAACCAAGATGGTTTTGTAGAAAATACAATTTTGGAGAATACTTCGTATATGTTTGGATTAACTCTGCAGAATACTAATCCTTCTTTTACTTCTATCAAATACAGATGGTATGTACTACTAAACGGAAGAGCAATTGCAGGTGGTGGAGTAGTCATTGACTACAATGAAGGAGACAAACTGCGTGTAGAGCGTGTCGGAAGTGTAGTAAAATATTTCCATAATAAAATAGAAATTAGCCAACAAAGCATAGACCCAAGTGAAGAACTAATTGCTGATGTAGCTATTTATACACCAAATGGAAATGCTGGTAGTTATAAAATTTCTTTCTGTAATAGTGGAATAATTGGAACCCCACCACTAAACAAAATACAAACTGCATCTAGTTTAGAAGTAGATACATTCAAAATCTACCCTAACCCAAGTACAGGTATTTTCAAAGTACATTTTGGTACATCTATTTCAGAAAATATTCAAGTAACCATATTTGATGGAATAGGTAGAAAAGTAAGTACACACACTTTTGAGAAAGGAAAACAAGATTTCAATGTAAACCTTAAAAACCAATCAAAAGGAATGTATCTTATTCATTTCAATCAAAACGGAGCTACCTACTCCAAACAGCTTATTTTAGAATAA